One genomic window of Roseateles sp. DAIF2 includes the following:
- the pcnB gene encoding polynucleotide adenylyltransferase PcnB has translation MIKKFIDKLLGKSGGAAAKGNPLGKRVEIQAAEHGIDPGLLDDRAVKVVQTLADAGFEAYIVGGAVRDLLLGMRPKDFDVATNATPEQVKSLFRRAFIIGRRFRIVHVVYGRGREHEVIEVSTFRALLGSESAEQVSGNEKTSKAELAGKSHVVDAEGRVLRDNVWGPQIEDAARRDFTVNAMYYDPQAQVVVDYHGGLADARKKVLRMIGDPETRYREDPVRIIRAVRFAAKLGFELEPKTGKPIRSMAELLANVPASRLFDEMIKLLQTGHSLASLAQLKKLGLARGVFPILDAMLNAEGDLPEGQRGQFVRQAFEDTDRRVAEGRGVSPSFMLACMLWHEVLERWTQIRAAGEPPVPALSQAIDAAFDARIGDISGRGKLATDMREIWMMQPRFERRSGSGVYSLVEQPRYRAGFDFLRLRADVGEIEPALADWWEDFALGSDEEREALLDQAREADKQRRPPKVHRVPRSGQAPSTAAAGEGEGTEGPSDGSGAAKKRRRRRRPAGAKPGAAPAAE, from the coding sequence ATGATCAAGAAATTCATCGACAAGCTGCTGGGCAAGTCCGGTGGCGCGGCCGCCAAGGGCAACCCGCTGGGCAAGCGGGTGGAGATTCAGGCCGCCGAGCATGGCATCGACCCCGGCCTGCTGGACGACCGCGCGGTCAAGGTGGTGCAGACCCTGGCCGATGCGGGCTTCGAGGCCTATATCGTCGGCGGCGCGGTGCGCGACCTGCTGCTGGGCATGCGGCCCAAGGATTTCGACGTCGCGACCAATGCCACGCCCGAGCAGGTCAAGAGCCTGTTCCGGCGCGCCTTCATCATCGGCCGGCGCTTTCGCATCGTGCATGTGGTCTATGGCCGCGGCCGCGAGCATGAGGTGATCGAGGTCTCGACCTTCCGCGCGCTGCTGGGCAGCGAGAGCGCCGAGCAGGTCAGCGGCAACGAGAAGACCTCCAAGGCCGAGCTGGCAGGCAAGAGCCATGTGGTCGATGCCGAGGGCCGGGTCTTGCGCGACAACGTCTGGGGCCCGCAGATCGAGGATGCCGCGCGGCGCGACTTCACCGTCAACGCGATGTACTACGACCCGCAGGCCCAGGTGGTGGTGGACTACCACGGCGGCCTGGCCGACGCGCGCAAGAAGGTGCTGCGCATGATCGGCGACCCGGAGACCCGCTACCGCGAGGATCCGGTGCGCATCATCCGCGCGGTGCGTTTCGCGGCCAAGCTGGGCTTCGAGCTGGAGCCCAAGACCGGCAAGCCGATCCGCTCGATGGCCGAGCTGCTGGCCAATGTGCCGGCCTCGCGCCTGTTCGACGAGATGATCAAGCTGCTGCAGACCGGCCATTCGCTGGCCAGCCTGGCGCAGCTGAAGAAGCTCGGCCTGGCGCGCGGCGTGTTCCCGATCCTGGACGCGATGCTGAACGCCGAGGGCGATCTGCCCGAGGGCCAGCGCGGCCAGTTCGTGCGCCAGGCCTTCGAGGACACCGACCGCCGCGTCGCGGAAGGGCGCGGCGTCTCGCCCAGCTTCATGCTGGCCTGCATGCTGTGGCATGAGGTGCTGGAGCGCTGGACCCAGATCCGCGCGGCCGGCGAGCCGCCGGTGCCGGCGCTGTCGCAGGCGATCGATGCGGCCTTCGATGCCCGCATCGGCGACATCTCGGGCCGCGGCAAGCTGGCCACCGACATGCGCGAGATCTGGATGATGCAGCCGCGCTTCGAGCGCCGCAGCGGCAGCGGGGTCTACAGCCTGGTCGAGCAGCCGCGCTACCGTGCCGGCTTCGACTTCCTGCGCCTGCGCGCCGATGTCGGCGAGATCGAGCCGGCGCTGGCCGACTGGTGGGAGGACTTCGCGCTGGGCAGCGACGAGGAGCGCGAGGCGCTGCTGGATCAGGCCCGCGAGGCCGACAAGCAGCGCCGCCCGCCCAAGGTGCAC
- a CDS encoding HAD family phosphatase — MNLTLFDLDGTLIPHDSDHAFGGFMVDIGWADGEQWRRRNDEFYAEYQAGVLDLGRYVEFATSVWRRRPLAEALAARERFMAEVMAPMLLPQAHALVKKHQDAGDLVAIVTATNQFVTEPIARAFGVETLIAVDLERDAQGAYTGRIEGVPSFQVGKITRVEAWLAGLGRQWQDFERVHFYSDSINDLPLMERVSDPVATNPTPALAKIASERGWAQLTLFP; from the coding sequence ATGAACCTGACCCTCTTCGATCTGGACGGGACCCTGATCCCGCACGACTCCGACCATGCCTTCGGCGGCTTCATGGTCGACATCGGCTGGGCCGACGGCGAGCAATGGCGCCGTCGCAACGACGAGTTCTACGCCGAGTACCAAGCCGGCGTGCTGGACCTGGGCCGCTATGTCGAGTTCGCCACCTCGGTCTGGCGCCGTCGCCCGCTGGCCGAGGCGCTGGCCGCGCGCGAGCGCTTCATGGCCGAGGTGATGGCGCCGATGCTGCTGCCGCAGGCCCATGCGCTGGTGAAAAAGCACCAGGACGCCGGCGATCTGGTCGCGATCGTCACCGCCACCAACCAGTTCGTCACCGAGCCGATCGCCCGGGCCTTCGGCGTCGAGACCCTGATCGCGGTGGACCTGGAGCGCGACGCGCAGGGCGCCTACACCGGCCGCATCGAGGGCGTGCCGTCCTTCCAGGTCGGCAAGATCACCCGGGTGGAAGCCTGGCTGGCGGGCTTGGGCCGACAATGGCAGGATTTTGAGCGCGTGCACTTCTACAGCGATTCGATCAATGATCTGCCGCTGATGGAGCGCGTCAGCGACCCGGTCGCCACCAACCCGACCCCGGCGCTGGCCAAGATCGCGAGCGAACGCGGCTGGGCTCAACTGACTCTCTTCCCATGA
- a CDS encoding DnaA ATPase domain-containing protein: MKQIPLSLGPEPVYSFDNLLPGANAAALAHLQALTPGAPPVFLWGGPGSGKTHYLRALALAWQAAGAQVGWYGADQALPWELPAQPSLLLLDDCQDYDAGQQHAAFQLFVEAATHGLAVVATGTAPPVDLALREDLRTRLGWGPTFALQPLSEQEVRSALRREADRRGIALSDEVMDYLLTRFARNLKHLMGLLDRLDEFALSAKRAVTVPLLRQMLADQG; the protein is encoded by the coding sequence TTGAAGCAGATTCCGCTCTCGCTGGGCCCCGAGCCCGTGTACAGCTTTGACAATCTCCTGCCCGGCGCGAACGCCGCGGCCCTGGCACATCTGCAGGCGCTGACGCCCGGTGCGCCGCCGGTGTTCCTGTGGGGCGGCCCGGGCAGTGGCAAGACGCATTACCTGCGCGCGCTGGCGCTGGCCTGGCAGGCCGCAGGCGCCCAGGTCGGCTGGTATGGCGCCGACCAGGCGCTGCCCTGGGAGCTGCCGGCCCAGCCCAGCCTGCTGCTGCTGGACGACTGCCAGGACTACGACGCCGGCCAGCAGCATGCCGCCTTCCAGCTCTTCGTCGAGGCCGCCACCCATGGCCTGGCGGTGGTGGCGACCGGCACCGCGCCGCCGGTGGACCTGGCGCTGCGCGAGGACCTGCGTACCCGGCTGGGCTGGGGCCCGACCTTCGCGCTGCAGCCGCTGTCCGAGCAGGAGGTGCGCTCGGCGCTGCGCCGCGAGGCCGACCGGCGCGGCATCGCGCTGTCGGACGAGGTAATGGACTACCTCCTGACCCGCTTCGCCCGCAACCTGAAGCACCTGATGGGCCTCTTGGACCGGCTGGACGAGTTCGCGCTCTCGGCCAAGCGCGCCGTCACCGTGCCGCTGCTGCGCCAGATGCTGGCCGACCAGGGCTGA
- a CDS encoding SirB1 family protein, translating into MTASLRLHAPSALEYFATLVAEDEGLNLLEAAASIAQDDHPELDVQAVLHEVDALAQRLRRRLPADAAPSHRLRLLNRYFSEELGFAGNVNDYYERGNSYVHRVLATRRGIPIALAVIYLELAAQIGLQAHGIAFPGHFLIKLHLPQGEVVLDPFTCQSLSREALEGALLPYREETGDAPLERYLRSATPRQVLVRMLRNLKEIHRSEGDWPRLLAVQQRLLLLLPSDATEWRDRGLVLEALGHWRGALADLRRYLELRPEAGDAEQIGAKLRALQARDTPPLH; encoded by the coding sequence ATGACCGCTTCGCTGCGCCTGCATGCCCCGTCGGCCCTGGAATATTTCGCCACCCTGGTGGCCGAAGACGAGGGCCTGAACCTGCTGGAGGCGGCGGCCTCGATCGCGCAGGACGACCATCCCGAGCTGGACGTGCAGGCGGTGCTGCACGAGGTCGACGCGTTGGCCCAGCGCCTGCGCCGGCGCCTGCCGGCCGACGCCGCGCCCAGCCACCGGCTGCGCCTGCTGAACCGCTACTTCAGCGAGGAGCTGGGTTTCGCCGGCAATGTCAACGACTACTACGAGCGCGGCAACAGCTATGTGCACCGCGTGCTGGCGACGCGCCGCGGCATCCCGATCGCGCTGGCGGTGATCTACCTGGAGCTGGCCGCACAGATCGGCCTGCAGGCCCATGGCATCGCCTTCCCCGGCCATTTCCTGATCAAGCTGCACCTGCCGCAGGGCGAGGTGGTGCTGGACCCCTTCACCTGCCAATCGCTGTCGCGCGAGGCGCTGGAGGGGGCCCTGCTGCCCTACCGGGAGGAGACCGGCGACGCGCCGCTGGAGCGCTATCTGCGCAGCGCCACGCCGCGCCAGGTGCTGGTGCGCATGCTGCGCAACCTGAAGGAGATCCATCGCAGCGAAGGCGACTGGCCGCGCCTGCTGGCGGTGCAGCAGCGCCTGCTGCTGTTGTTGCCAAGCGACGCCACCGAATGGCGCGACCGCGGCCTGGTGCTGGAGGCGCTGGGCCATTGGCGCGGCGCGCTGGCGGACCTGCGCCGCTACCTGGAGCTGCGCCCCGAGGCCGGCGACGCCGAGCAGATCGGTGCCAAGCTCAGGGCGCTGCAGGCGCGCGACACGCCGCCGCTCCACTGA
- the murJ gene encoding murein biosynthesis integral membrane protein MurJ: MNLLRAASTISVLTLASRITGLIREQMVAGLFGASTLTDAFQVAFRIPNMLRRLFAEGAFSQAFVPLLARTRAAEGDEATHALIDAVATVLLWALLLTCVLGVVGAPLLVWLLGAGLPADGREAAVVMTRWMFPYIGCMSLVALAAGILNTWKRFVVPAVTPVLLNLSVIGCGFLLAPWMRAQGWQPIYALAIGVMLGGLLQLLVQIPALRRIGALPRLGLSPSGLRRAWGHQGVRQVLGAMGPALLGVGVAQLSLVINTQIAIFVAEGAASWLTYADRLMEFPTALLGVALGAVLTPQLAAAQGKGEDEAYSAMLDWGLRMVVLLALPCAVALLLFAQPMVAVLYHRGAFQPQDVAQTSLAVMGYGIGLMGLVAIKVLAPGFYARQDMRTPVRIAISVLVLTQILNALLVPLLGVAGLALSIGLGALVNAAWLLRGLKRQGSYRPAPGWLGFALRVLLASAAMGALQYGLARHFDWVALGSQELWRALLMAGSLAGSALVYFAVLALSGVRLRQFVRRA; encoded by the coding sequence ATGAACCTGCTGCGCGCCGCCTCCACCATCTCCGTGCTGACCCTGGCCTCGCGCATCACCGGCCTGATCCGGGAGCAGATGGTGGCCGGCCTGTTCGGCGCCTCGACCCTGACCGATGCCTTCCAGGTCGCGTTCCGCATTCCCAATATGCTGCGCCGCCTGTTCGCCGAGGGCGCCTTCTCACAGGCCTTCGTGCCCCTGCTGGCGCGCACCCGTGCGGCCGAGGGCGACGAGGCCACCCATGCCCTGATCGACGCGGTCGCGACCGTGCTGCTGTGGGCGCTGCTGCTGACCTGCGTGCTGGGTGTGGTGGGCGCGCCGCTGCTGGTCTGGCTGCTCGGCGCGGGTCTGCCGGCCGACGGGCGCGAGGCGGCCGTCGTGATGACGCGCTGGATGTTCCCCTATATCGGCTGTATGTCGCTGGTGGCGCTGGCGGCGGGCATCCTGAATACCTGGAAGCGTTTCGTCGTGCCGGCGGTGACGCCGGTGCTGCTGAACCTGTCGGTGATCGGGTGCGGCTTCCTGCTGGCGCCCTGGATGCGTGCGCAGGGCTGGCAGCCGATCTATGCGCTGGCGATCGGCGTGATGCTGGGCGGCCTGCTGCAGCTGCTGGTGCAGATCCCGGCGCTGCGCCGCATCGGCGCGCTGCCGCGCCTGGGCCTGAGCCCGTCCGGCCTGCGCCGGGCCTGGGGGCACCAGGGGGTGCGCCAGGTGCTGGGCGCGATGGGGCCAGCGCTGCTGGGCGTCGGCGTGGCGCAGCTGTCGCTGGTGATCAATACCCAGATCGCGATCTTCGTGGCCGAGGGCGCGGCCTCCTGGCTGACCTATGCCGACCGGCTGATGGAATTCCCGACCGCGCTGCTGGGCGTGGCGCTGGGCGCGGTGCTGACGCCGCAACTGGCCGCGGCCCAGGGCAAGGGCGAGGACGAGGCCTATTCGGCGATGCTGGACTGGGGTCTGCGCATGGTGGTGCTGCTGGCACTGCCCTGTGCGGTGGCGCTGCTGCTGTTTGCCCAGCCGATGGTGGCGGTGCTCTATCACCGCGGCGCCTTCCAGCCGCAGGACGTGGCCCAGACCAGCCTGGCGGTGATGGGCTACGGCATTGGCCTGATGGGCCTGGTGGCGATCAAGGTGCTGGCGCCGGGCTTCTATGCGCGCCAGGACATGCGCACGCCGGTGCGCATTGCGATCTCGGTGCTGGTGCTGACCCAGATCCTGAACGCGCTGCTGGTGCCGCTGCTGGGCGTGGCGGGGCTGGCGCTGTCGATCGGCCTGGGTGCCCTGGTCAACGCGGCCTGGCTGCTGCGCGGCCTGAAGCGCCAGGGCAGCTACCGGCCGGCCCCCGGCTGGCTGGGTTTCGCGCTGCGGGTGCTGCTGGCCAGCGCCGCGATGGGCGCGCTGCAGTACGGGCTGGCGCGGCATTTCGACTGGGTCGCGCTGGGCAGTCAGGAGCTCTGGCGCGCGCTGCTGATGGCGGGCAGCCTGGCCGGCTCGGCCCTGGTCTATTTCGCCGTGCTGGCCCTGTCGGGCGTGCGCCTGCGCCAGTTCGTGCGGAGAGCCTGA
- the rpsT gene encoding 30S ribosomal protein S20, which translates to MASSSKAKKKTVRLASGRKRARQDVKLNAANTALRSKFRTVIKNVQKAVVAGDKTKAAELFKTAQPVIDSVADKGIFHKNKAARHKSRLSAKIKALAA; encoded by the coding sequence ATGGCAAGCTCTTCCAAAGCCAAGAAGAAAACCGTCCGTCTGGCATCGGGCCGCAAGCGCGCCCGCCAGGACGTCAAGCTGAACGCCGCCAACACGGCGCTGCGCTCCAAATTCCGCACGGTCATCAAGAACGTGCAAAAGGCCGTGGTCGCTGGCGACAAGACCAAGGCTGCCGAACTGTTCAAGACCGCCCAGCCGGTGATCGATTCGGTCGCCGACAAGGGCATCTTCCACAAGAACAAGGCCGCTCGTCACAAGAGCCGCCTGTCCGCCAAGATCAAGGCGCTGGCCGCCTGA
- a CDS encoding alpha/beta fold hydrolase: protein MTDRVPTWVLLRGLTRESGHWGSFPALLAETLGVQQPGVRVMTLDLPGNGSLYRQASPSRVPDLVEACRDELVRRGCHGPVHVLAMSLGGMVACEWAMRYPDEVAGTVLINTSLRPYSPLLRRLRPLNYWKLLALGPLLRLGVRWREARVLELTSHMVSEPRAVLESWVALQRRHPVALRNGIRQLLAALRYRASRGRPHVPMLLLCSQDDGLVDWRCSQALSRAWGAPLRLHTRAGHDLVLDDAPWVAQAVHDWLRTLEMHAAAAGVGRPVLASLLPQGPAALR from the coding sequence TTGACGGATCGGGTGCCGACCTGGGTGCTGCTGCGCGGCCTCACGCGCGAGAGCGGGCATTGGGGTAGCTTCCCGGCTCTGCTGGCCGAGACACTCGGCGTGCAGCAGCCCGGCGTACGGGTCATGACCCTGGATCTGCCGGGCAACGGCTCGCTGTATCGCCAGGCCAGTCCCAGCCGCGTGCCGGACCTGGTCGAGGCCTGCCGCGACGAGCTGGTGCGGCGCGGCTGCCATGGGCCGGTGCATGTGCTGGCGATGTCGCTCGGCGGCATGGTGGCCTGTGAATGGGCGATGCGCTATCCGGATGAGGTGGCCGGCACCGTGCTGATCAACACCAGCCTGCGGCCCTACAGCCCGCTGCTGCGCCGGCTGCGCCCGCTGAACTACTGGAAGCTGCTGGCCCTGGGGCCGTTGCTGCGACTGGGCGTGCGCTGGCGCGAGGCGCGGGTGCTGGAGCTGACCTCGCACATGGTCAGCGAGCCGCGCGCGGTGCTGGAATCCTGGGTGGCGCTGCAGCGCCGGCATCCGGTGGCGCTGCGCAACGGCATCCGGCAGCTGCTGGCGGCGTTGCGCTACCGCGCCAGCCGCGGCCGGCCGCATGTGCCGATGCTGCTGCTGTGCAGTCAGGACGACGGCCTGGTGGACTGGCGCTGTTCGCAGGCGCTGAGCCGGGCCTGGGGTGCGCCGCTGCGTCTGCATACCCGCGCCGGCCATGACCTGGTGCTGGACGACGCGCCTTGGGTGGCGCAGGCGGTTCATGACTGGCTGCGCACCCTGGAGATGCATGCCGCCGCGGCCGGGGTGGGGCGGCCGGTGCTGGCCTCGCTGCTGCCGCAGGGGCCGGCGGCCCTGCGCTGA
- a CDS encoding DUF3579 domain-containing protein: MSLPPKPREVFIQGLTLEGRTFRPSDWAERLAGAMSCFRPGGARSGPGAHIGYSPYCVPTVINGVKCVIVNEELKNIEPMAWDFVMNFARDNRLQVAEACLLPDKPESSQ; encoded by the coding sequence ATGAGTCTGCCCCCCAAACCGCGCGAAGTCTTCATCCAAGGCCTGACCTTGGAGGGGCGGACCTTCCGACCCAGCGACTGGGCCGAGCGCCTGGCCGGCGCCATGTCCTGTTTCCGCCCCGGCGGCGCGCGCAGCGGCCCCGGCGCCCATATCGGCTATTCGCCCTACTGCGTGCCGACGGTGATCAACGGCGTGAAATGCGTGATCGTCAACGAGGAACTGAAGAACATCGAGCCGATGGCCTGGGACTTCGTGATGAACTTCGCCCGCGACAACCGCCTGCAGGTCGCCGAGGCCTGCCTGCTGCCGGACAAGCCCGAGTCCTCCCAATAA
- a CDS encoding aspartate aminotransferase family protein, which translates to MNAPATVPVAPSEPHVMQTYGRLPIALSHGQGCWVWDVNGRRYLDGLGGIAVNTLGHGHPRLVPALQDQIAKLIHTSNYYHVPLQEQLAAKLCEISGLANAFFCNSGLEANEAALKIARKFGHERGNTAPECIVFEGAFHGRSIATLSATANPKVQAGFGPLVEGFVRVPLNDLAAVEAALKARPNITAIFLETIQGEGGVNPARIEFLQGLRRLADQHDVLLMLDEVQCGIGRTGKWFAHQWAGIQPDVMPLAKGLGSGVPIGAVVCGPRAAKLLQPGNHGTTFGGNPLAMRAGVETLKIMEEDGLLAHAATVGAALKAGLERELGSLAGVVEIRGQGLMLGIELDRPCGVLLGQAAEAGLMISVTADKVIRLVPALILSEDEAAQIVAILAPLVKAFLAQAKP; encoded by the coding sequence ATGAACGCCCCAGCTACCGTGCCCGTTGCCCCTTCCGAGCCCCATGTGATGCAGACCTATGGCCGACTGCCGATCGCGCTGTCGCATGGCCAGGGCTGCTGGGTTTGGGACGTCAACGGCCGACGATACCTGGACGGGCTGGGCGGCATCGCGGTGAACACCCTGGGCCATGGCCATCCCCGGCTGGTACCCGCGCTGCAGGATCAGATCGCCAAGCTGATCCACACCAGCAATTACTACCATGTGCCGCTGCAGGAGCAGCTCGCCGCCAAGCTGTGCGAGATCTCCGGCCTGGCGAACGCCTTCTTCTGCAACTCCGGCCTGGAAGCCAACGAGGCGGCGCTGAAGATCGCCCGCAAGTTCGGCCATGAGCGCGGCAATACCGCGCCGGAATGCATCGTCTTCGAGGGCGCCTTCCACGGCCGATCGATCGCGACCCTCTCCGCCACCGCCAATCCCAAGGTGCAGGCCGGCTTCGGCCCGCTGGTCGAGGGTTTCGTGCGCGTGCCTCTGAACGATCTGGCCGCGGTCGAGGCCGCGCTGAAGGCGCGCCCGAACATCACCGCGATCTTCCTGGAGACCATCCAGGGCGAGGGCGGCGTGAACCCGGCACGCATCGAGTTCCTGCAGGGCCTGCGCCGCCTGGCCGACCAACATGACGTGCTGCTGATGCTGGACGAGGTGCAATGCGGCATCGGCCGTACCGGCAAATGGTTCGCGCACCAATGGGCCGGCATCCAGCCGGACGTGATGCCGCTGGCCAAGGGCCTGGGCTCGGGCGTGCCGATCGGTGCCGTCGTCTGCGGCCCGCGCGCGGCCAAGCTGCTGCAGCCCGGCAACCATGGCACCACCTTCGGCGGCAACCCGCTGGCGATGCGTGCCGGCGTCGAGACGCTGAAGATCATGGAAGAGGACGGCCTGCTGGCCCATGCCGCCACGGTCGGCGCCGCGCTGAAGGCGGGCCTGGAGCGCGAGCTCGGCAGCCTGGCCGGCGTGGTCGAGATCCGCGGCCAGGGCCTGATGCTGGGCATCGAGCTGGACCGCCCCTGCGGCGTGCTGCTGGGCCAGGCCGCCGAGGCCGGCCTGATGATCAGCGTCACCGCCGACAAGGTGATCCGCCTGGTGCCGGCCCTGATCCTCAGCGAGGACGAAGCCGCGCAGATCGTCGCGATCCTGGCGCCGCTGGTGAAGGCCTTCTTGGCCCAAGCCAAGCCATGA
- the argF gene encoding ornithine carbamoyltransferase — protein MKPGDSLMRHYLQFKDLRAEEYAHLFDRAAIIKRRFKNYEKYQPLADRTLAMIFEKASTRTRVSFEAGMYQMGGSVVHLTTGDSQLGRAEPIEDSARVISRMVDIVMIRTFEQTKIERFAAHSRVPVINGLTNEYHPCQILADLFTYIEQRCMDRRGAIDMDGLKGRVVAWVGDGNNMANTWLQAAEILGFTVHVSTPSGYEIDPAVAGVKNAGCYKVFKDPLEACRGADLVTTDVWTSMGYEAENEARRKAFADWCVDAEMMAVAKPDALFMHCLPAHRGEEVAADVIDGPQSVVWDEAENRMHVQKALMEYLLLGRIG, from the coding sequence ATGAAGCCCGGGGACAGCCTGATGCGCCACTACCTGCAGTTCAAGGATCTACGCGCCGAGGAGTACGCCCACCTGTTCGACCGCGCCGCCATCATCAAGCGCCGCTTCAAGAACTACGAGAAGTACCAGCCGCTGGCGGACCGCACCCTGGCGATGATCTTCGAGAAGGCCAGCACGCGCACCCGCGTCAGCTTCGAGGCCGGCATGTACCAGATGGGCGGCTCGGTGGTGCACCTGACCACCGGCGACAGCCAGCTGGGCCGCGCCGAGCCCATCGAGGACAGCGCGCGCGTGATCAGCCGCATGGTCGACATCGTGATGATCCGCACCTTCGAGCAGACCAAGATCGAGCGCTTCGCGGCCCATTCGCGCGTGCCGGTCATCAACGGCCTGACCAACGAGTACCACCCCTGCCAGATCCTCGCGGACCTGTTCACCTACATCGAGCAGCGTTGCATGGACCGGCGCGGCGCGATCGACATGGACGGGCTGAAGGGCCGCGTCGTGGCCTGGGTCGGCGACGGCAACAACATGGCCAACACCTGGCTGCAGGCGGCCGAGATCCTCGGCTTCACCGTGCATGTCAGCACCCCCAGCGGCTACGAGATCGACCCCGCGGTCGCCGGCGTCAAGAACGCCGGCTGCTACAAGGTCTTCAAGGACCCGCTGGAGGCCTGCCGCGGCGCCGACCTGGTCACCACCGATGTCTGGACCAGCATGGGCTACGAGGCCGAGAACGAGGCGCGCCGCAAGGCCTTCGCCGACTGGTGCGTCGACGCCGAGATGATGGCCGTCGCCAAGCCGGACGCCCTGTTCATGCACTGCCTGCCGGCACACCGCGGCGAGGAGGTCGCCGCCGATGTGATCGACGGGCCCCAGTCCGTCGTCTGGGATGAGGCGGAGAATCGGATGCACGTGCAGAAGGCACTCATGGAGTACCTTCTGCTCGGACGGATCGGCTGA
- a CDS encoding transporter substrate-binding domain-containing protein: protein MAATAASDARADCSRAMQVPVALLGLSVTLSDEGFGGVYPDILRAALPGCSFLFSVVPRARQQALFEAGRADLLLPASKSARRDEWGHFVPLVQARAVLISLNQEPQRAPLRSLRDLRERKELRVAVVRGFDYGEPYQALTQELRAQERLAQDADVVAVARMLSAGMADLTIMAPSILIGALQKEPKLRAMLERLRIEPVDELPWVDSGVYISRSTVGEADRQALTAALEKAARSGLAWKTFLRYYPAGSLAESIRPKRD from the coding sequence ATGGCGGCCACGGCCGCATCGGACGCGCGCGCCGACTGCTCGCGGGCGATGCAGGTGCCGGTGGCGCTGCTGGGCCTGAGCGTTACCCTGTCCGACGAGGGCTTTGGCGGCGTCTATCCCGACATCCTGCGCGCGGCCCTGCCGGGCTGCAGTTTCCTGTTCTCGGTGGTGCCGCGGGCGCGCCAGCAGGCACTGTTCGAGGCCGGCCGCGCGGATCTGCTGCTGCCGGCCAGCAAATCGGCCCGGCGCGACGAATGGGGCCATTTCGTGCCGCTGGTGCAGGCGCGCGCGGTGCTGATCTCGCTGAACCAGGAGCCGCAGCGCGCGCCGCTGCGCAGCCTGCGCGATCTGCGCGAGCGCAAGGAGCTGCGCGTCGCGGTGGTGCGCGGCTTCGACTATGGCGAGCCCTACCAGGCCCTGACGCAGGAGCTGCGCGCGCAGGAACGGCTGGCCCAGGACGCCGATGTGGTGGCGGTGGCGCGCATGCTGTCGGCCGGCATGGCCGATCTGACCATCATGGCGCCGTCGATCCTGATCGGCGCGCTGCAGAAGGAGCCCAAGCTGCGCGCCATGCTGGAGCGGCTGCGCATCGAGCCGGTCGACGAACTGCCCTGGGTGGACAGCGGGGTCTACATCTCGCGCAGCACGGTCGGCGAGGCGGACCGCCAAGCGCTCACGGCGGCGCTGGAGAAGGCCGCCAGGAGCGGGCTGGCGTGGAAGACCTTCCTGCGCTACTACCCGGCCGGCTCGCTGGCGGAGAGCATCCGGCCGAAGAGGGACTAG
- a CDS encoding metallophosphoesterase, which produces MMLALISDLHANREAVAAVLAHARAQGCTQFALLGDFVGYGGDPAWVVDRVRELVAEGAIAVMGNHDSAVAHGALPTMREDARAAIAWTREHLDAAQLRFLAELPMSVMRGDCLFVHANAFAPEGFEYIQGRLEAMRSLQATSARYTFCGHMHEPMLYHLSGTGKAGDFCPVPGVAIPLLSHRQWLAIPGSCGQPRDGNPAACYATFDTDSGALAFQRVPYDVDAAAARILAGGLPAAIAQRLAARLARGE; this is translated from the coding sequence ATGATGCTTGCTTTGATCAGCGACCTGCACGCCAACCGCGAGGCGGTGGCGGCCGTGCTGGCCCATGCCCGCGCCCAGGGCTGCACGCAGTTCGCGCTGCTGGGCGATTTCGTCGGCTACGGCGGCGACCCCGCCTGGGTGGTGGACCGGGTGCGCGAACTGGTGGCCGAGGGCGCGATCGCGGTGATGGGCAACCATGACAGCGCGGTAGCCCACGGCGCGCTGCCGACCATGCGCGAGGACGCCCGTGCGGCGATCGCCTGGACCCGCGAGCACCTGGACGCCGCCCAGCTGCGCTTCCTGGCCGAGCTGCCGATGAGCGTCATGCGCGGCGACTGCCTGTTCGTGCATGCCAACGCCTTCGCGCCCGAGGGCTTCGAGTACATCCAGGGCCGGCTGGAGGCGATGCGCAGCCTGCAGGCGACCAGCGCCCGCTACACCTTCTGCGGCCATATGCATGAGCCGATGCTCTACCACCTCTCCGGCACCGGCAAGGCCGGTGACTTCTGCCCGGTGCCCGGCGTCGCGATCCCGCTGCTGAGCCATCGCCAGTGGCTCGCGATCCCCGGCTCCTGCGGCCAGCCGCGCGACGGCAACCCGGCCGCCTGCTACGCCACCTTCGACACCGACAGCGGCGCCCTCGCCTTCCAGCGCGTGCCCTACGACGTCGACGCCGCGGCCGCACGCATCCTGGCCGGCGGCCTGCCGGCGGCGATCGCGCAGCGCCTGGCGGCCCGCCTGGCGCGCGGCGAGTGA